Part of the Paenibacillus kyungheensis genome, GATTATGATGTTTGCTTTACCAGCGGCGGCGTTTGCGATTATTCATACCGCTCGTCCTGAAAAGCGTAAAGCTGTAGCTTCGATCTTTATCGGTTCTGCGATCGCTTCATTTTTGACAGGGATTACCGAGCCATTAGAATTTGCATTTATGTTTGTAGCACCTGGATTATATCTAGTACATGCAATTTTGACAGGATTATCCGGTCTGGTTATGTATCTACTCAATATTAAATTAGGTTTTGGATTCTCAGCAGGTCTTATCGATTATCTAGTGAATATGAAGTTAGCGACCAATCCACTTCTTATGATTCCTGTAGGGCTGGTATTTGCAGTCATCTACTATACTTTATTCCGCTTCCTGATCGTGAAATTCAATCTCAAAACACCGGGTCGTGAAGATGATGAACCTGTTGCTAATCTGGAAAAAACACCTTCAGATTCGTTGACACCCACTGCGGCGATTAGTGCACAACCTGAGATTAATGCAAATGATAGCCAAGCGGCTCAAGTGTTGCATCAACTAGGAGGTTCACCAAATATCGAGAGTATCGACGCTTGTATTACTCGTCTGCGTCTGGTGGTTAAAGATGATCGTCAGGTCAATGATGCAGAACTTCGCAAGCTTGGAGCGGCTGGCATCATGCGACTCGGACAAGGCGCTGTACAGGTTATTTTCGGAACCAAATCTGATGCACTTAAAGATGAAATTAAAGATATTATGGGTGACCATTCATAACAGTTTGAACAAGATCGTATCGTACCCATAGACTTTATAACATATAACAATAAGATCTATAACAAAAAGCAGATATTCTCTTTTATAAGAGTATCTGCTTTTTATTATGGATAATTGAAAGTCTCTGTCCAAAATCGGGTAATAGAGAGTTACTTATCTATCAAAGGAGTTCTTAGTATGCCTGAGAAATTTGATTATACGTTAGACTATACGAAGCTAGATCTACGCAAACAGCCTGAATTATATCGAGTCGGTAAAGGCGAGCAAGGCGTGTTAATGGTGGAACCCTATAAAGGTGAAATCTTACCGCACTGGCGCTTCAAAACGCCTGAGATTGCTACCGAATCGTCCGAGAAAATCTATGCGATGTTTCTCGAATATAAGGAAAAAGACGATTTTATCGGGATGGATATGGCTCGTAAATTTCTACAAATGGGTTATACCCGCGCACGTCGTTACACCAATCACAAAGGTGGTCGCAAATATGATGAGAACGGTGAGATTCTACCTTATACCGATGATCCGATCAAAGCCGAAGCTGCTCGCATTTTCAAAGTGAAATGGGATGAAGCCAAAGTCGATCCCGATTATATTCGTATGAAAAAAGAACATCAGCAGAAATACGGCTGATGTTCTTCTAATCGTTCATGATATGATGGAGTATAATTTCACACTAAAGGAAGCTGATTTTGTTGAAAATCAATGAATTGTCTAAGCGTCTGGGTATCTCAACACGCACGATCCGCTTTTACGAACAACATGGCCTATTGCCTTCAGTCCAGCGTGAACACAATCAGTATCGTATCTTCGGAGAAGAAGATATCTGGCGCTTACAGACGATTATAGCGCTTCGTGAAGCAGGTATGGCGATCAAGGAGATCAAGCAAGCGTTAGAACCGCAAGGATTACCAGATAGTCAGCGTCTGCGTTATTATCTGGAATTACAGCGTTCACTACTCACAACACAATGGCTAGAAATGAAACGCATGGCAGAAACGACCGAGCAAATGATACATCTATTGCAGACCCAGCAGACTTTGCCCATTCAAGAGATTTATCATCTGGCAGATCAAGCCAAACATTTACGTGAATTGCGCCAGAACTGGCAAGACCAGTGGAACTTCGATCAGCGTGCGACTACTCATGACCAGGATGTGCATATTCGTCGTGAAGAATATCCTTATTATGAGCAAGCACTGACCTCTACAGCAACATTTATTCATGCTACAGCCGGTGAACATGGACTTGATCTCGGCATTGGTACAGGTAATCTAGCTGGCAAATTAGTAGCATCAGGTGTGCATATGTCTGGTGTTGATCAATCACAGGAAATGCTCAAGCAATGTAAGCACAAATTCCCGATGATCGAGACAAGGATAGGCAATATGCTAGCGATTCCTTATCCAGATGATCATTTCCATTTTGTCGTATCTAGCTTTACATTCAGACATTTGAATCAACAACAACAATTGTTAGCACTGACCGAGATCCATCGTGTACTCAAGCCACATGGACGGCTTTGTTTGACAGACCGTCTGATTGTAGATCAAGCGGTTGTAGAAGATTTATTAATTGATTTATCTGCTAATGGTCTTGAACGCCAATCTGCATATCATCAATGGCAACATCCTGCTTTGCAACAGTGGTTTGAAGAACATGGATATATCACTAAATATCATACGATCGAGCAGAAAGTCGGCTGTGTGCTGGCGGTTTCTTTACATTAAGAAAGCATATCTGCCATATCAGTCGCCGCATCGCCGATTAATTTCAGTCCAAATGTCGATTGCAATACTTCCATTACACCGTCTGAAATAAATTCAGGTGGCTTCGGCCCAATCCGAATATCTTGAATTCCTAGACTGAATAAGCCAAGTAAAATCGCTACTGCTTTTTGTTCAAACCATGACAATACAATACTGACAGGCAATTCAGCCATCGTACAACCGAATGCTTCAGCAAGTGCCATCGCTATTTTGACAGTTGAACCTGAATTATTACATTGCCCCAAGTCCATATAACGAGGAATGTCTGTGCCAGGTACTGTGCCATAATCGATATCATTAAAGCGGAATTTACCACAAGAAGTCGTTAAGATGACGGTGTCTTGCGGAAGTGAGGTTGCAAGTTCACGATAATAATCTCCACCTTTGCCCGGTGCATCACAACCTGCGATCACGAAGAAATGACGAATTTTTTTACTTTGAACAGCTTCAATAATCTCCGGTGCTAATCCTAATACATTGGCATGATGATAGCCTGTGGTCATAACAGCATCGGATTGCATATGTGCTTCAGGTAAAGATAATGCTCTGGCGATCACTTCGCTAAAGTCCTCGGTCTCCATCTTAGTAACCCCTTCTAACCCTGTCACTCCATAAGTGAAAAAGCGATCTGCATAACTACCTTTAATCGGCATTACACAATTGGTTGTCGCTAAAATAGCTCCGGGGAAATTTTCAAATAAACGGCGCTGATCATACCATGCTTTACCGATATTCCCTTTAAGATGAGTGTACTTTTTGAGATGAGGATAACCATGTGCAGGCAACATTTCCGAATGAGTATAGATATTGATACCCAGTCCTTCGGTCTGTTGTAATAAAGCTTCTAAAGCAAATAGATTGTGTCCTGTGACAACGATACATTTGCCTTCGACTTGATTAGAACTGACTGTCACTGGCTGAGGAATCCCGAAGCGATCGGTATGTGCTTGATCCAGTGTATCCATAATATGAAGAGTCGCTTGTCCGACTTGCAACGCCATATCGATATGTTCTTGTACATTGAAGTTAGAATTCGTTAATGTTAAATACAATGCTTCATGTGTGATGCGGTCAACTTCTGGATGGGTATATCCTAATTGACGAGCATGTGTAGCATAAGCTGCTACCCCTTTGAGTCCAAAAATAATCGTATCTTGCAGACTGGCTACCGTCTCATTTTTTCCGCATACGCCGATCACTTTGCAACCACCTGTTGGTGTCTGTTCACATTGATAACAAAACATGATGTGTATCCCCCTTAGTTGTATGTTTCTTTGATTCAAGCAT contains:
- the hcp gene encoding hydroxylamine reductase, whose amino-acid sequence is MFCYQCEQTPTGGCKVIGVCGKNETVASLQDTIIFGLKGVAAYATHARQLGYTHPEVDRITHEALYLTLTNSNFNVQEHIDMALQVGQATLHIMDTLDQAHTDRFGIPQPVTVSSNQVEGKCIVVTGHNLFALEALLQQTEGLGINIYTHSEMLPAHGYPHLKKYTHLKGNIGKAWYDQRRLFENFPGAILATTNCVMPIKGSYADRFFTYGVTGLEGVTKMETEDFSEVIARALSLPEAHMQSDAVMTTGYHHANVLGLAPEIIEAVQSKKIRHFFVIAGCDAPGKGGDYYRELATSLPQDTVILTTSCGKFRFNDIDYGTVPGTDIPRYMDLGQCNNSGSTVKIAMALAEAFGCTMAELPVSIVLSWFEQKAVAILLGLFSLGIQDIRIGPKPPEFISDGVMEVLQSTFGLKLIGDAATDMADMLS
- a CDS encoding MerR family transcriptional regulator yields the protein MLKINELSKRLGISTRTIRFYEQHGLLPSVQREHNQYRIFGEEDIWRLQTIIALREAGMAIKEIKQALEPQGLPDSQRLRYYLELQRSLLTTQWLEMKRMAETTEQMIHLLQTQQTLPIQEIYHLADQAKHLRELRQNWQDQWNFDQRATTHDQDVHIRREEYPYYEQALTSTATFIHATAGEHGLDLGIGTGNLAGKLVASGVHMSGVDQSQEMLKQCKHKFPMIETRIGNMLAIPYPDDHFHFVVSSFTFRHLNQQQQLLALTEIHRVLKPHGRLCLTDRLIVDQAVVEDLLIDLSANGLERQSAYHQWQHPALQQWFEEHGYITKYHTIEQKVGCVLAVSLH
- a CDS encoding DUF4385 domain-containing protein; protein product: MPEKFDYTLDYTKLDLRKQPELYRVGKGEQGVLMVEPYKGEILPHWRFKTPEIATESSEKIYAMFLEYKEKDDFIGMDMARKFLQMGYTRARRYTNHKGGRKYDENGEILPYTDDPIKAEAARIFKVKWDEAKVDPDYIRMKKEHQQKYG